A single region of the Musa acuminata AAA Group cultivar baxijiao chromosome BXJ1-11, Cavendish_Baxijiao_AAA, whole genome shotgun sequence genome encodes:
- the LOC135596985 gene encoding microtubule-binding protein TANGLED1-like yields MVAKTPPKERRMAAALNPNLVRETLIKVERCMARLQELQCTVTGGTKVVAGVTLSPRSTRGYLRTSLVCKKESLRMRNNASSRRSPAGKFQGSTNGEWRRMSLPAMLLGETVVEILEASRTTKEAVTAAAAAAMRSRHKTTEPTTPITARRTNKSSSRENTEMQARRVKEKQGRLRIIRSEQSPAVSRARSRIRFKSNSPLATAREEQMVGGRPSVAAHRVSPRNRPWAKKTVLFPNPLFTSSSPTSCHGQRTFYKTRSPVIGRTRPSQSPHKFVIKSPSSRSLKSQFAPKKAVTVRILKSSPEKVVVLKKSRRCSFSPSKLVNRIIASPVKTRPISLLRSSTGLVAGLKQRSGFSTPVRISSSIARI; encoded by the exons ATGGTGGCCAAGACTCCACCCAAGGAGCGGAGGATGGCCGCCGCCCTCAACCCCAATCTCGTCAGGGAAACACTGATCAAG GTGGAGAGGTGCATGGCTCGGCTGCAGGAGCTCCAGTGCACGGTGACGGGTGGGACGAAGGTGGTGGCCGGTGTCACTCTCAGCCCTCGCAGCACGAGAGGATATCTCAGAACCAGTCTGGTATGCAAGAAAGAATCCTTAAG GATGCGAAATAATGCTTCGTCTCGGAGATCGCCGGCGGGGAAGTTCCAGGGGAGCACAAATG GGGAGTGGCGGCGGATGTCGCTGCCGGCCATGCTGCTGGGAGAAACCGTAGTGGAGATCCTTGAGGCCAGCCGAACCACGAAGGAGGCGGTCACAGCTGCTGCGGCTGCGGCCATGAGAAGCCGCCACAAGACCACCGAACCTACAACTCCCATCACTGCCCGCAGAACAAACAAGTCGTCATCACGTGAGAATACAGAGATGCAAGCAAGGCGGGTGAAGGAGAAGCAAGGGCGATTGAGGATCATCCGATCGGAGCAATCCCCGGCCGTTTCCAGGGCGAGGTCACGCATTAGATTCAAGTCGAATTCGCCGCTGGCTACTGCGAGGGAGGAGCAGATGGTGGGCGGCAGACCGTCGGTGGCAGCCCACCGGGTATCACCCAGAAACCGACCCTGGGCCAAGAAGACGGTGTTGTTCCCCAACCCTCTCTTCACCTCCTCCTCGCCCACGTCGTGCCACGGGCAAAGGACGTTCTACAAGACCAGATCCCCCGTGATTGGGAGGACGAGGCCGTCGCAGAGTCCCCACAAGTTCGTCATCAAATCACCATCTTCCAGATCCCTGAAGTCGCAGTTCGCACCCAAGAAGGCCGTCACAGTGAGAATCCTGAAGTCATCCCCGGAGAAGGTGGTAGTGTTGAAGAAGTCCCGGCGGTGCTCCTTCTCACCTTCCAAGTTAGTGAACCGAATAATCGCATCGCCGGTCAAGACCCGGCCGATCTCCCTCCTAAGAAGCAGCACTGGGTTGGTGGCCGGCCTGAAGCAACGTTCAGGTTTCAGTACACCGGTGAGGATATCTTCTTCCATCGCAAGGATTTGA
- the LOC103970911 gene encoding AP2/ERF and B3 domain-containing transcription factor At1g50680-like: METTLRLSLCEHENRDCTLCYSAGKIRMATAVPAAREGPDSSCIFWGRASPFMAAATGTSNDPNPSTPYRGVMLLPDGHWGAQIYARGHRVWLGRFESEIAAAGAFDSAAVKLHHGDYSHRNLPATRHAAHERRFQETFSIDDVLDMIRDGSYCSRLEEYTRLHAAPIRDLPHARTTGNVTFLEMFVKELTPSDVGKLNRLVIPKKHATQYFPPVVAETADEVRVEFVDREDRPWTFRYCYWKSSQSYVFTKGWNKFVKEKRLQAKDTVAFYRCEESDGHRRTYCMIDIIRHNSGGDRSGGSSRSTSGVIGLGLGFKRKKMENGDEEDHCSCGFSRRKSRVMGVGLDLSLERVTETKDDEGGVVTGSAAPRKSSETQDKKKGLKLFGVWIADENDRRG; the protein is encoded by the exons ATGGAGACAACGTTAAG GTTATCCCTCTGCGAACACGAGAACAGAGACTGCACACTCTGCTACTCGGCCGGCAAGATCCGAATGGCAACCGCCGTGCCAGCGGCACGTGAAGGACCCGATTCTAGCTGCATCTTTTGGGGTCGAGCCTCGCCCTTCATGGCGGCCGCCACCGGAACGTCGAACGATCCCAATCCCTCGACGCCATACCGAGGCGTCATGCTGCTACCGGACGGCCACTGGGGCGCGCAGATCTACGCTCGCGGGCATCGAGTCTGGCTCGGGAGATTCGAGTCGGAGATCGCGGCGGCCGGGGCTTTCGACAGCGCGGCCGTCAAGCTCCATCATGGCGACTACTCCCACCGCAATCTCCCCGCCACCCGGCACGCCGCCCATGAACGCAGGTTCCAGGAGACGTTCAGCATCGATGATGTGCTCGACATGATTAGGGACGGATCATATTGTTCACGATTGGAGGAGTACACCAGGCTGCACGCAGCGCCAATCCGTGACCTCCCTCATGCTCGTACGACCGGCAACGTGACGTTCCTGGAGATGTTCGTAAAGGAACTGACGCCCAGCGACGTCGGGAAGCTCAACAGATTGGTCATTCCGAAGAAGCACGCGACGCAGTATTTCCCGCCGGTGGTTGCGGAGACGGCCGACGAGGTTCGGGTCGAGTTCGTGGACCGCGAGGACCGCCCATGGACGTTCCGATACTGCTACTGGAAGAGTAGCCAGAGCTATGTCTTCACCAAGGGCTGGAATAAGTTCGTGAAGGAGAAGAGGCTTCAGGCGAAGGACACGGTGGCCTTCTATCGGTGCGAGGAGAGTGACGGACACCGGAGAACGTATTGCATGATCGACATCATCCGGCACAACAGTGGCGGCGATCGCAGCGGCGGTTCTAGTCGGAGCACGAGCGGGGTGATCGGACTGGGGCTCGGTTtcaagaggaagaagatggagaaCGGAGACGAGGAAGACCATTGTAGCTGTGGTTTTAGCAGGAGAAAAAGTCGGGTGATGGGCGTTGGCCTGGATCTCAGTTTAGAGAGAGTGACAGAGACCAAAGACGACGAAGGAGGTGTAGTGACAGGATCAGCGGCGCCTCGGAAATCGTCGGAGACGCAGGACAAGAAGAAGGGACTGAAACTGTTCGGTGTCTGGATCGCTGATGAGAATGATAGGAGAGGATAG
- the LOC135596394 gene encoding probable carboxylesterase 18 encodes MATARPPLPLKTRLIIAAITAATDAACRRDGTVNRRLFNLFDRRTPPNPSPIDGVATADHTVDPSRHLWLRLFSPASPAPGPGPLPLIVYFHGGGFTFHSAASSPYDGFCRRLARRVPALVASVEYRLAPEHRCPASYDDGIDVLRWLGNGDLVPDLSAVFLAGDSAGGNIAHHVARRARREALGRASVAGLVAIQPFFGGKVPSPSEERLGGMPFGKLERFEWMWRSFLPVGADGDHEAANVFGPGSAAADDFEEGFPATMVCVGGWDALQDRQRWYCEGLKRNGVDVRVAEYPDAVHAFYVFPELPDAHKLVDDIADFVHRRMDELSKPVDK; translated from the coding sequence ATGGCCACGGCCCGTCCCCCGCTCCCCCTGAAGACCCGCCTCATCATCGCCGCCATCACCGCCGCCACCGACGCTGCCTGCCGCCGCGACGGCACCGTCAACCGCCGGCTCTTTAACCTCTTCGACCGTAGGACCCCTCCCAACCCCAGCCCCATCGACGGCGTCGCCACTGCCGACCACACCGTCGACCCCTCCCGCCACCTCTGGCTCCGCCTCTTCTCCCCCGCTTCCCCCGCCCCCGGCCCCGGCCCCCTCCCCCTCATCGTCTACTTCCACGGCGGCGGCTTCACCTTCCACTCCGCCGCCAGCAGCCCATACGACGGCTTCTGCCGCCGCCTCGCCCGCCGGGTCCCCGCCCTCGTCGCCTCGGTCGAGTACCGCCTAGCGCCCGAGCACCGTTGCCCGGCGTCCTACGACGACGGCATCGACGTCCTACGCTGGCTCGGCAACGGCGATCTCGTGCCTGACCTGTCCGCCGTCTTCCTCGCGGGTGATAGCGCCGGGGGAAACATCGCCCACCACGTGGCGCGGCGGGCGCGAAGGGAGGCGCTGGGTCGGGCCAGCGTGGCGGGGCTGGTGGCCATACAGCCGTTCTTCGGTGGGAAGGTGCCGTCGCCTTCGGAGGAGCGGCTGGGTGGGATGCCCTTCGGGAAGCTGGAGCGGTTCGAGTGGATGTGGAGATCGTTCCTGCCGGTGGGCGCGGACGGGGACCACGAGGCAGCCAACGTGTTCGGGCCAGGGTCCGCGGCGGCGGACGACTTTGAGGAGGGCTTTCCGGCGACCATGGTGTGCGTCGGCGGGTGGGACGCGCTGCAGGACCGGCAGCGGTGGTACTGCGAGGGGCTGAAGAGGAACGGGGTAGATGTTCGCGTCGCCGAGTACCCGGACGCCGTCCACGCCTTCTACGTCTTCCCGGAGCTGCCCGACGCCCACAAGCTGGTCGATGACATCGCCGATTTCGTCCACCGGCGGATGGACGAGCTCAGCAAGCCCGTCGACAAATGA
- the LOC103970526 gene encoding uncharacterized protein LOC103970526: MVGIFALFSAGRISHRRTKSAADVRQVFLAPNMEVGGSSTGTDHEADVHDEFKPIEHPTEPLNHDQPVRCPLPDPSILDDGGTWKGRISSASAGTAGLPMVKQDTDVEPQAGETTAHSISPGRVSSASIGVPEHRFVTVLEEDCNTDETQIAHG, encoded by the exons ATGGTGGGCATCTTCGCTCTGTTCTCCGCCGGGAGGATCAGCCACCGCCGGACGAAGAGCGCGGCT GACGTGAGGCAAGTATTTTTGGCTCCAAACATGGAGGTCGGAGGTTCCTCTACCGGCACTGACCATGAAGCTGATGTACACGACGAGTTCAAACCGATCGAGCACCCGACGGAGCCGCTCAACCACGATCAACCCGTGAGATGCCCGCTGCCCGATCCTTCGATACTTGAT GATGGTGGAACGTGGAAGGGAAGGATATCTTCTGCAAGTGCCGGCACAGCTGGCTTGCCCATGGTGAAGCAAGACACGGATGTGGAACCTCAAGCTGGTGAAACCACGGCGCATTCCATCTCACCTGGACGCGTCTCGTCGGCATCCATCGGCGTTCCTGAGCATCGTTTCGTGACCGTGCTTGAAGAAGACTGCAACACGGATGAAACCCAGATTGCGCATGGCTGA
- the LOC135596986 gene encoding DEAD-box ATP-dependent RNA helicase 5-like isoform X1, with product MGRVLADAMAPSIDRETLHVAMEEEKKKKNKKKNKEFENGETLTLTPDSTENGGEEHMNGTKKKKKKKKRKIVEAELDSSSKNSGTLGNDSEKTKKKKKREGEQGATSKEEPALDSRRERKQVEEGGTQGEGPEAGGGGGVIVSGNNTSDPKYKALSSFAESGLPAKVLDCCKNFSRPSPIQSHAWPFLLEGRDFIGIAATGSGKTLAFGVPALMHILKIKSEKTSKKTVPRCLVLSPTRELAQQIEDVLSDAGTLPGIKSVCLYGGTSKGPQISSLKSGVDIVVGTPGRMKDLIEMGVCQLKDVSFVVLDEADRMLDMGFEPEVRSILNQTSSVRQMVMFSATWPLAVDQLAREFMDPNPVKVVVGSEDLSANHDVMQIVEVLEDRQRDSRLVTLLEKYHQSQRNRVLVFVLYKKEAARVENMLQRRGWKAVSVHGDKAQHERTKALCLFKEGKCPLMIATDVASRGLDIPDVEVVINYSFPLTTEDYVHRIGRTGRAGKKGVAHTFFTKENKGLAGELVNVLREAGQTVPTALTNFGTHVKKKESKLYGSHFKEITVDAPKSTKITFTNSDDED from the exons ATGGGCAGAGTTCTAGCTGATGCCATGGCTCCTTCGATCGATCGAGAAACCCTACACGTAGctatggaggaggagaagaagaagaagaataagaagaagaacaaagaatTCGAAAACggtgaaaccctaaccctaactccGGATTCCACGGAGAACGGCGGCGAGGAACACATGAACGggaccaagaagaagaagaagaagaagaagagaaagattgTTGAAGCTGAGCTCGACTCTTCCTCCAAGAATTCAGGAACCCTCGGAAATGATTccgagaagacgaagaagaaaaagaagcggGAGGGTGAACAAGGAGCGACCTCGAAGGAGGAACCGGCGTTGGATTCGAGGAGGGAGAGGAAGCAAGTGGAAGAGGGGGGAACGCAGGGGGAGGGTCCGGAAGCGGGAGGGGGCGGAGGTGTGATTGTTTCTGGGAATAACACGTCGGATCCCAAGTACAAAGCATTGAGCTCGTTTGCCGAGTCTGGGCTTCCGGCGAAGGTTCTTGATTGCTGCAAGAACTTCAGCAGACCCTCGCCTATTCAGTCGCATGCGTGGCCTTTCCTCTTGGAAGGGCGAGATTTCATCGGGATTGCTGCCACTGGATCTG GAAAAACCCTGGCATTTGGTGTACCAGCATTAATGCATATTCTGAAGATTAAGAGTGAGAAAACATCAAAAAAGACAGTTCCTCGATGCCTTGTATTGTCACCTACGAGGGAATTAGCTCAGCAA ATTGAAGACGTTTTAAGTGATGCTGGGACTCTTCCTGGTATAAAATCAGTTTGTTTGTATGGTGGGACTTCCAAGGGACCACAAATTTCCTCTCTGAAATCTGGAGTT GATATAGTTGTTGGAACTCCTGGTCGTATGAAAGATCTGATTGAAATGGGTGTTTGCCAGCTGAAAGATGTGTCCTTTGTG GTTCTTGATGAAGCAGACAGAATGCTTGATATGGGATTTGAGCCAGAAGTCCGTTCAATATTAAATCAAACATCATCTG TTAGGCAGATGGTGATGTTTAGTGCAACATGGCCCTTAGCTGTTGACCAGTTAGCTAGAGAGTTCATGGATCCAAACCCTGTGAAG GTTGTTGTGGGGTCCGAGGATCTCTCAGCTAATCACGATGTGATGCAGATAGTAGAG GTCTTGGAAGATCGACAACGGGATTCTCGCTTAGTTACCTTGCTAGAAAAATATCACCAATCACAGAG AAATCGGGTCTTGGTTTTTGTCTTGTACAAAAAGGAAGCTGCTCGTGTTGAGAATATGCTCCAAAGGAG GGGCTGGAAGGCTGTTTCTGTGCATGGAGACAAAGCTCAACATGAAAGAACGAAGGCATTATGTTTATTCAAGGAGGGAAAGTGTCCGTTAATG ATTGCCACAGATGTAGCTTCTCGGGGATTGGATATTCCTGATGTTGAAGTAGTTATCAATTACAGCTTTCCTCTGACCACCGAAGATTATGTACACAGGATAGGAAGGACAGGGCGTGCTGGTAAAAAAGGTGTTGCACATACGTTCTTCACCAAGGAAAATAAG GGCCTTGCCGGGGAGCTTGTTAATGTTCTCCGAGAAGCTGGGCAGACTGTACCAACAGCCCTTACCAATTTTGGCACTCATGTGAAGAAAAAG GAGTCGAAGCTTTATGGATCACACTTCAAAGAAATTACCGTTGATGCTCCAAAGTCCACTAAAATTACGTTTACTAATTCAGATGATGAAGATTGA
- the LOC135596986 gene encoding DEAD-box ATP-dependent RNA helicase 5-like isoform X2, producing MRGLSSWKGEISSGLLPLDLIEDVLSDAGTLPGIKSVCLYGGTSKGPQISSLKSGVDIVVGTPGRMKDLIEMGVCQLKDVSFVVLDEADRMLDMGFEPEVRSILNQTSSVRQMVMFSATWPLAVDQLAREFMDPNPVKVVVGSEDLSANHDVMQIVEVLEDRQRDSRLVTLLEKYHQSQRNRVLVFVLYKKEAARVENMLQRRGWKAVSVHGDKAQHERTKALCLFKEGKCPLMIATDVASRGLDIPDVEVVINYSFPLTTEDYVHRIGRTGRAGKKGVAHTFFTKENKGLAGELVNVLREAGQTVPTALTNFGTHVKKKESKLYGSHFKEITVDAPKSTKITFTNSDDED from the exons ATGCGTGGCCTTTCCTCTTGGAAGGGCGAGATTTCATCGGGATTGCTGCCACTGGATCTG ATTGAAGACGTTTTAAGTGATGCTGGGACTCTTCCTGGTATAAAATCAGTTTGTTTGTATGGTGGGACTTCCAAGGGACCACAAATTTCCTCTCTGAAATCTGGAGTT GATATAGTTGTTGGAACTCCTGGTCGTATGAAAGATCTGATTGAAATGGGTGTTTGCCAGCTGAAAGATGTGTCCTTTGTG GTTCTTGATGAAGCAGACAGAATGCTTGATATGGGATTTGAGCCAGAAGTCCGTTCAATATTAAATCAAACATCATCTG TTAGGCAGATGGTGATGTTTAGTGCAACATGGCCCTTAGCTGTTGACCAGTTAGCTAGAGAGTTCATGGATCCAAACCCTGTGAAG GTTGTTGTGGGGTCCGAGGATCTCTCAGCTAATCACGATGTGATGCAGATAGTAGAG GTCTTGGAAGATCGACAACGGGATTCTCGCTTAGTTACCTTGCTAGAAAAATATCACCAATCACAGAG AAATCGGGTCTTGGTTTTTGTCTTGTACAAAAAGGAAGCTGCTCGTGTTGAGAATATGCTCCAAAGGAG GGGCTGGAAGGCTGTTTCTGTGCATGGAGACAAAGCTCAACATGAAAGAACGAAGGCATTATGTTTATTCAAGGAGGGAAAGTGTCCGTTAATG ATTGCCACAGATGTAGCTTCTCGGGGATTGGATATTCCTGATGTTGAAGTAGTTATCAATTACAGCTTTCCTCTGACCACCGAAGATTATGTACACAGGATAGGAAGGACAGGGCGTGCTGGTAAAAAAGGTGTTGCACATACGTTCTTCACCAAGGAAAATAAG GGCCTTGCCGGGGAGCTTGTTAATGTTCTCCGAGAAGCTGGGCAGACTGTACCAACAGCCCTTACCAATTTTGGCACTCATGTGAAGAAAAAG GAGTCGAAGCTTTATGGATCACACTTCAAAGAAATTACCGTTGATGCTCCAAAGTCCACTAAAATTACGTTTACTAATTCAGATGATGAAGATTGA